The genome window ATTTTGGGTGAGCTTAGAGGAAAGTGATTTATCAGAATTGCTTCAGGTCATGGCAATCTATGAATGGTTCATCCATACATTTCGATCAAGCCTGCATACGGCGCATTCTACTTTGGTGAAGTAGCGATATTCGACCAAGCAGAATCCAAGTTTTTCATAGAAACTTCGGGCTCTAGTGTTGGAAGCCATCGGATCAATCAGGATAGAGTTCACCCTTTCATCAGCAAAGCAGCGTTCCAGTGCCAGTTCCATCATCTC of SAR324 cluster bacterium contains these proteins:
- a CDS encoding GNAT family N-acetyltransferase, coding for MGEEAYIGRGFGKEMMELALERCFADERVNSILIDPMASNTRARSFYEKLGFCLVEYRYFTKVECAVCRLDRNVWMNHS